One segment of Alnus glutinosa chromosome 2, dhAlnGlut1.1, whole genome shotgun sequence DNA contains the following:
- the LOC133859297 gene encoding PR5-like receptor kinase isoform X2 produces MHTLNQEPPSKSNWWLKFRIGIISAAVAGIVVISFVIIYKVKSRHFSSNTLMVFWKRGEKNYQINDEEFIKKYGSIAPKRYTYSDVKKLTNSFKEKVGQGGYGVVYKGKLPDGRMVAVKILSTSKGNGEDFINEVASISRTSHINIVTLLGFCYEKTKRALIYEFMPNESLDKFIYDKGSPITNCHLDSKTMFQIAVGIARGLEYLHQGCNTRILHFDIKPHNILLDEDLRPKISDFGLAKLCKTKESIVSMTGMRGTAGYIAPEVFSRNFGGVSHKSDVYSYGMLVLEMVGGRKNFDGGLSHTSETYFPHWIYTKLEQKQNSTTFEEITGEAKEETTKKMIIVSLWCIQTNPLDRPSMGKVIEMLEGTLQSLPFPPKPFLDSPTRSPQDSTMTS; encoded by the exons ATGCATACGTTGAATCAAG AACCACCTTCGAAGAGCAATTGGTGGCTGAAATTTCGAATTG GCATTATTTCTGCAGCTGTGGCTGGGATTGTAGTAATCTCTTTTGTAATTATCTACAAAGTTAAGAGTAGGCACTTCTCAAGTAATACATTAATGGTCTTCTGGAAAAGAGGTGAAAAGAATTATCAAATCAATGATGAGGAATTTATAAAGAAGTACGGATCAATAGCACCAAAGCGATATACTTATTCAGATGTGAAGAAATTGACCAACTCATTCAAAGAAAAAGTAGGACAAGGAGGATATGGTGTTGTATATAAAGGGAAGCTACCTGATGGGCGTATGGTGGCAGTGAAAATCCTGAGCACATCCAAAGGTAATGGAGAAGATTTTATCAACGAAGTGGCTAGCATTAGTAGAACATCGCATATTAATATAGTCACTCTTCTAGGTTTCTGCTACGAAAAGACTAAAAGAGCTTTAATCTATGAATTCATGCCTAATGAATCTCTTGATAAGTTCATATATGATAAAGGATCTCCAATTACAAATTGTCACTTGGACAGCAAAACTATGTTCCAAATTGCGGTTGGCATTGCTCGAGGACTAGAATACTTGCATCAAGGTTGTAACACAAGGATCCTACATTTTGACATAAAACCACACAATATACTTTTGGATGAAGATTTGCGCCCAAAAATCTCTGATTTTGGCCTTGCTAAACTatgcaaaacaaaagagagtatTGTGTCAATGACGGGCATGAGAGGGACTGCAGGATATATTGCACCCGAAGTATTTAGCCGGAACTTTGGTGGAGTCTCTCACAAGTCTGACGTTTACAGCTACGGAATGTTGGTTCTTGAAATGGTTGGAGGAAGGAAAAATTTTGATGGTGGACTCTCTCATACCAGTGAGACATATTTTCCACACTGGATTTATACGAAACTTGAACAGAAACAAAATTCTACTACTTTTGAGGAAATAACAGGAGAGGCGAAAGAAGAGACAACAAAAAAGATGATTATAGTTAGTCTATGGTGCATTCAGACTAATCCTTTAGATCGGCCATCAATGGGTAAAGTGATAGAGATGTTAGAAGGAACCCTTCAATCCTTACCATTTCCACCAAAGCCTTTCTTGGATTCACCTACCAGGTCACCTCAAGATTCTACCATGACTTCATAG
- the LOC133859297 gene encoding rust resistance kinase Lr10-like isoform X6 gives MVFWKRGEKNYQINDEEFIKKYGSIAPKRYTYSDVKKLTNSFKEKVGQGGYGVVYKGKLPDGRMVAVKILSTSKGNGEDFINEVASISRTSHINIVTLLGFCYEKTKRALIYEFMPNESLDKFIYDKGSPITNCHLDSKTMFQIAVGIARGLEYLHQGCNTRILHFDIKPHNILLDEDLRPKISDFGLAKLCKTKESIVSMTGMRGTAGYIAPEVFSRNFGGVSHKSDVYSYGMLVLEMVGGRKNFDGGLSHTSETYFPHWIYTKLEQKQNSTTFEEITGEAKEETTKKMIIVSLWCIQTNPLDRPSMGKVIEMLEGTLQSLPFPPKPFLDSPTRSPQDSTMTS, from the coding sequence ATGGTCTTCTGGAAAAGAGGTGAAAAGAATTATCAAATCAATGATGAGGAATTTATAAAGAAGTACGGATCAATAGCACCAAAGCGATATACTTATTCAGATGTGAAGAAATTGACCAACTCATTCAAAGAAAAAGTAGGACAAGGAGGATATGGTGTTGTATATAAAGGGAAGCTACCTGATGGGCGTATGGTGGCAGTGAAAATCCTGAGCACATCCAAAGGTAATGGAGAAGATTTTATCAACGAAGTGGCTAGCATTAGTAGAACATCGCATATTAATATAGTCACTCTTCTAGGTTTCTGCTACGAAAAGACTAAAAGAGCTTTAATCTATGAATTCATGCCTAATGAATCTCTTGATAAGTTCATATATGATAAAGGATCTCCAATTACAAATTGTCACTTGGACAGCAAAACTATGTTCCAAATTGCGGTTGGCATTGCTCGAGGACTAGAATACTTGCATCAAGGTTGTAACACAAGGATCCTACATTTTGACATAAAACCACACAATATACTTTTGGATGAAGATTTGCGCCCAAAAATCTCTGATTTTGGCCTTGCTAAACTatgcaaaacaaaagagagtatTGTGTCAATGACGGGCATGAGAGGGACTGCAGGATATATTGCACCCGAAGTATTTAGCCGGAACTTTGGTGGAGTCTCTCACAAGTCTGACGTTTACAGCTACGGAATGTTGGTTCTTGAAATGGTTGGAGGAAGGAAAAATTTTGATGGTGGACTCTCTCATACCAGTGAGACATATTTTCCACACTGGATTTATACGAAACTTGAACAGAAACAAAATTCTACTACTTTTGAGGAAATAACAGGAGAGGCGAAAGAAGAGACAACAAAAAAGATGATTATAGTTAGTCTATGGTGCATTCAGACTAATCCTTTAGATCGGCCATCAATGGGTAAAGTGATAGAGATGTTAGAAGGAACCCTTCAATCCTTACCATTTCCACCAAAGCCTTTCTTGGATTCACCTACCAGGTCACCTCAAGATTCTACCATGACTTCATAG
- the LOC133859303 gene encoding PR5-like receptor kinase gives MAFSLVLFKVYNMRSSRPSSHPYLFIFTSFIFISIQTSSCVGNEQYVKYCNRPFLCATFQTPRPILRFTALQPQLVVPSRQLAESPRGTPVLYKYCNATGTSVNCSEPTLIPRADSPQSPTVPSVLFPVSPQSSFSPVPPPIVPPGVPSLVSPQSSFSPAPPPIVPPGVPEPPSKSNWWLKFGIGIISAAVVGIVVISFVIIYKVKRRHFSSNTLMVRWKSGAKNYQIIDEEFIKKYGSIAPKRYTYLDVKKLTNSFKEKVGQGGYGVVYKGKLPDGRMVAVKILNASKGNGEEFINEVASISRTSHVNIVTLLGFCYERTKRALIYEFMPNGSLDKFIYDKGSSITNCHLDSKTMFQIAVGIARGLEYLHRGCNTRILHFDIKPQNILLDEDLRPKISDFGLAKLCKTKESIVSITGMKGTVGFIAPEVFSRNFGGVSHKSDVYSYGMLVLEMLGGRKNFDSGLSHTSETYFPHWIYTKLEQSKNCTTFEDITEEAEEETTKKMIIVSLWCIQTNPSDRPSMGKVIEMLEGTLQSLPFPPKPFLDSPTRSP, from the exons ATGGCATTTTCCTTGGTCTTATTCAAAGTTTATAACATGCGATCAAGCAGACCATCGTCCCATCCTTACTTGTTCATCTTCACATCCTTCATCTTCATCTCCATACAAACTTCTTCTTGTGTTGGCAACGAGCAATATGTAAAGTACTGCAACAGACCGTTTCTATGCGCCACATTCCAAACCCCACGTCCCATATTGCGGTTCACTGCGCTACAGCCGCAGTTGGTGGTGCCATCACGACAGTTGGCTGAGTCACCACGAG GAACTCCGGTTCTTTATAAGTATTGTAACGCTACCG GAACTAGTGTGAATTGTTCTGAGCCAACTCTAATTCCCCGTGCTG ATTCTCCACAATCCCCGACTGTACCATCAGTACTATTCCCAG TTTCTCCACAATCCTCGTTTTCGCCAGTACCACCGCCCATTGTGCCACCAGGAGTCCCAAGTTTGG TTTCTCCACAATCCTCGTTTTCGCCAGCACCACCGCCCATTGTGCCACCAGGAGTCCCAG AACCACCTTCAAAGAGCAATTGGTGGCTGAAATTTGGAATTG GCATTATTTCTGCAGCTGTGGTTGGGATTGTAGTAATCTCTTTTGTAATTATCTACAAAGTTAAGAGAAGGCACTTCTCAAGTAATACATTAATGGTCCGCTGGAAAAGTGGTGCAAAGAATTATCAAATCATTGATGAGGAATTCATAAAGAAGTACGGATCAATAGCCCCAAAGCGATATACTTATTTAGATGTGAAGAAATTGACCAACTCATTCAAAGAAAAAGTAGGACAAGGAGGATATGGTGTTGTATACAAAGGGAAGCTACCTGATGGGCGAATGGTGGCAGTGAAAATTCTGAACGCATCCAAAGGTAATGGAGAAGAATTTATCAACGAAGTGGCAAGCATTAGTAGAACATCGCATGTTAATATAGTCACTCTTCTAGGTTTTTGCTATGAGAGGACTAAAAGAGCTTTAATCTATGAATTCATGCCTAATGGATCTCTTGATAAGTTCATATATGATAAAGGATCTTCAATTACAAATTGTCACTTGGACAGCAAGACTATGTTCCAAATTGCAGTTGGCATTGCTCGAGGACTAGAATACTTGCACCGAGGTTGTAACACAAGGATCCTACATTTTGACATAAAACCACAAAATATACTTTTGGATGAAGATTTGCGCCCAAAAATCTCTGATTTTGGCCTTGCTAAACTatgcaaaacaaaagagagtatTGTGTCAATAACAGGCATGAAAGGAACGGTTGGTTTCATTGCACCCGAAGTATTTAGTCGGAACTTTGGTGGAGTCTCTCACAAGTCTGACGTTTACAGCTACGGAATGTTGGTTCTTGAAATGCTTGGAGGAAGAAAAAACTTTGATAGCGGACTCTCTCATACCAGTGAGACATATTTTCCACACTGGATTTATACGAAACTTGAACAGAGCAAAAATTGTACTACTTTTGAGGATATAACAGAAGAGGCGGAAGAAGAGACAACAAAAAAGATGATTATAGTTAGTCTCTGGTGCATTCAGACCAATCCTTCAGATCGGCCATCAATGGGTAAAGTGATAGAGATGTTAGAAGGGACCCTTCAATCCTTACCATTTCCACCAAAGCCTTTCTTGGATTCACCTACCAGGTCACCTTAA